In Mercurialis annua linkage group LG5, ddMerAnnu1.2, whole genome shotgun sequence, a single genomic region encodes these proteins:
- the LOC126680977 gene encoding uncharacterized protein LOC126680977 isoform X4: MESLAQLEALCERLYNSQDSVERAHAENTLKCFSVNTDYISQCQYILDNALTPYALMLASSSLLKQVTEHSLSLQLRLDIRNYLVNYLATRGPELQSFVIASLIQLLCRVTKFGWFDDDRFRDVVKESTNFLSQATSDHYAIGLKILNQLVSEMNQPNPGLPSTHHRRVACNFRDQSLFQIFQISLTSLLQLKNDVASRLRESALSLSLKCLSFDFVGTSVDESSEEFGTVQIPSSWRPVLEDPSTLQIFFDYYAITTAPLSKEALECLVRLASVRRSLFTNDGTRSKFLAHLMTGTKEILQTGQGLADHDNYHEYCRLLGRFRVNYQLSELVNVEGYGDWIQLVAEFTLKSLQSWQWASSSVYYLLGLWSRLVTSVPYLKGDAPSMLDGFVPKITEGFITSRFNSVQAGFPDDLSDNPLDNVELLQDQLDCFPHLCRFQYESTGLYITKIMEPLLQSYTERVRVQTTEGNELAVIEAKLAWIVHIIAAILKIKQSTGCSVESQEVLDAELSARVLQLINVTDSGLHSQRYGELSKQRLDRAILTFFQHFRKSYVGDQAVHSSKLYARLSELLGLHDHLVLLNVIVGKIATNLKCYTESEEVIDHTLNLFLELASGYMTGKLLLKLDTIKFIVANHTREHFPFLEEYRCSRSRTTFYYTIGWLIFMEDSPVKFKSSMEPLLQVFIRLETTPDAMFRTDAVKFALIGQMRDLRGIAMATNSRRTYGLLFDWLYPSHLPLLLKGLSHWADTPEVTTPLLKFMAEFVLNKAQRLTFDSSSPNGILLFREVSKMIVAYGTRILSLPNVADIYAYKYKGIWICLTILSRALSGNYVNFGVFELYGDRALADALDIALKMTLSVPLADILAYRKLTKAYFAFLEVLFSSHIVFILNLDTNTFMHLVGSLESGLKGLDTSISSQCASAVENLAAYYFNNVTMGEAPTSPAAAKLARHIADCPNLFPEILKTLFEIVLFEDCGNQWSLSRPMLSLILISEQLFSDLKAQILVSQPLDQHQRLYICFDKLMADVTRSLDSKNRDRFTQNLTVFRNEFRIK, encoded by the exons ATGGAGAGTTTAGCGCAACTGGAAGCTTTATGTGAAAGATTATACAATTCACAGGATTCTGTGGAGAGAGCGCATGCGGAGAATACATTGAAATGTTTTTCAGTGAATACAGATTATATTTCACAGTGTCAATACATACTTGATAATGCATTGACTCCTTATGCTTTAATGCTTGCTAGTTCTAGTCTTTTAAAGCAAGTTACTGAGCATAGTTTGTCGTTACAGCTTCGTCTCGATATTCGTAACTATCTCGTTAATTATCTTGCTACTAGAGGACCTGAATTGCAGTCTTTTGTTATTGCTTCTCTGATTCAACTTTTGTGCCGTGTTACGAAGTTTGGCTGGTTTGATGATGATAGATTTAGAGATGTGGTTAAGGAGTCTACTAATTTCTTGAGTcag GCAACATCGGATCATTATGCCATTGGTTTGAAGATTTTGAATCAGCTCGTCTCTGAGATGAATCAg CCTAACCCTGGGTTGCCTTCAACGCATCATCGGAGGGTGGCATGCAACTTCCGGGATCAGTCACtttttcaaatattccaaatatcttTAACTTCATTGCTTCAATTGAAAAATGATG TTGCAAGCCGACTGCGAGAATCAGCACTCTCTCTTTCGCTCAAATGTttatcatttgattttgttggGACATCAGTTGATGAAAGCTCAGAAGAGTTTGGTACTGTTCAG ATTCCATCATCTTGGAGGCCAGTTTTAGAGGATCCATCAACACTACagatattttttgattattatgCAATCACAACAGCTCCTCTTTCTAAAGAG GCATTGGAGTGTTTGGTTCGGCTTGCATCCGTGAGACGTTCTTTGTTTACAAATGATGGTACCCGTTCTAAGTTTTTGGCGCATTTAATGACTGGAACAAAAGAAATTCTACAAACTGGACAAG GTCTTGCTGATCATGATAATTACCATGAATATTGTCGTCTCCTTGGACGTTTCAGAGTAAATTAtcag CTGTCAGAGCTTGTGAATGTGGAAGGCTATGGTGATTGGATACAACTAGTGGCAGAGTTCACTTTAAAGTCTCTACAGTCTTGGCAG TGGGCCAGTAGCAGTGTATACTACCTTTTAGGGCTGTGGTCTAGATTAGTGACATCTGTACCATATCTGAAGGGTGATGCACCAAGTATGCTTGATGGATTTGTTCCCAAAATTACTGAAGGTTTTATCACGTCAAGATTTAACTCGGTGCAG GCAGGTTTTCCAGATGACCTATCGGACAATCCCTTAGACAATGTTGAGCTTCTTCAGGATCAGCTGGACTGCTTTCCTCATCTCTGTAGATTCCAG TACGAAAGCACTGGTTTATATATAACAAAGATCATGGAGCCTCTTCTGCAATCTTACACG GAAAGAGTTAGAGTTCAAACAACCGAAGGCAATGAATTGGCTGTTATTGAGGCAAAGCTTGCTTGGATTGTTCATATCATTGCCGCTATTCTTAAAATCAAACAATCTACTGGCTGTAG TGTGGAGTCCCAAGAAGTGCTTGATGCAGAACTTTCAGCTCGTGTTTTGCAATTAATTAATGTCACAGATAGTGGGCTTCATAGCCAG AGATACGGCGAACTGAGTAAGCAAAGACTTGATCGGGCTATTCTTACCTTCTTTCAGCATTTCCGAAAATCTTATGTTGGTGATCAGGCTGTGCACTCATCCAAG TTATATGCTCGATTGTCTGAACTTCTTGGACTACACGATCATCTGGTGTTGCTGAATGTGATTGTCGGGAAGATTGCTACTAATCTAAAGTGCTACACAGAG AGTGAGGAGGTCATTGATCACACTTTAAATTTGTTCTTGGAGTTGGCATCTGG ctATATGACTGGAAAGCTGCTATTGAAGTTAGACACTATTAAATTTATAGTTGCTAACCATACT AGGGAGcacttcccctttttagaagaaTACAGATGCTCTCGCAGCAGAACAACATTTTATTACACTATTGGCTGGTTAATATTCATGGAGGACAGCCCCGTGAAATTCAAGTCTTCTATGGAACCACTCTTACAG GTTTTCATTCGTTTGGAAACAACACCTGATGCAATGTTTCGAACTGATGCGGTTAAGTTCGCTTTAATTGGGCAAATGAGGGATCTTAGAGGCATCGCTATGGCTACAAACAG TCGAAGAACTTATGGGCTTTTATTTGATTGGCTATATCCTTCTCACTTGCCACTTCTCTTGAAAGGGCTTTCCCATTGGGCAGATACACCCGAG GTTACTACACCATTGTTAAAATTCATGGCTGAATTTGTGCTAAATAAAGCCCAACGTTTAACTTTCGATTCATCTTCCCCAAATGGAATTCTTCTTTTCCGGGAGGTCAGCAAAATGATTGTAGCCTACGGCACCAGGATTTTATCTCTTCCAAATGTTGCTGACATATATGCCTATAAATACAAGGGAATAtggatttgtttaacgattctctCTAGAG CTCTTTCGGGAAATTATGTCAATTTTGGTGTGTTTGAACTATATGGCGATAGAGCTCTTGCTGATGCACTTGATATTGCTCTAAAGATGACTCTGTCAGTTCCTCTGGCTGACATATTGGCATATCGGAAG CTGACAAAGGCTTACTTTGCATTTCTGGAGGTCCTATTCAGCAGCCATATTGTTTTCATTCTGAATCTAGACACCAACACCTTTATGCATTTAGTTGGATCCTTAGAATCTGGTCTCAAAGGTCTGGATACGAGTATCTCATCACAG TGTGCGTCTGCTGTTGAAAATTTGGCTGCATACTATTTCAACAACGTCACGATGGGGGAGGCACCCACTTCACCTGCTGCGGCTAAGCTTGCTCGACATATTGCAGACTGCCCCAATCTATTCCCAGAA ATATTGAAGACCCTGTTTGAGATTGTTTTATTTGAGGATTGTGGCAATCAGTGGAGTCTCAGTAGACCTATGTTGAGCTTAATTCTTATTAGTGAGCAG TTATTCTCTGATTTGAAGGCTCAAATTCTGGTTTCGCAG CCGTTGGATCAGCATCAGCGACTTTACATTTGTTTTGATAAGCTGATGGCAGATGTTACGAGAAGCTTGGATTCAAAGAACAGGGACAGGTTTACTCAGAATTTGACTGTTTTCAGAAACGAATTTCGCATCAAATAG
- the LOC126680977 gene encoding uncharacterized protein LOC126680977 isoform X2: MESLAQLEALCERLYNSQDSVERAHAENTLKCFSVNTDYISQCQYILDNALTPYALMLASSSLLKQVTEHSLSLQLRLDIRNYLVNYLATRGPELQSFVIASLIQLLCRVTKFGWFDDDRFRDVVKESTNFLSQATSDHYAIGLKILNQLVSEMNQPNPGLPSTHHRRVACNFRDQSLFQIFQISLTSLLQLKNDVASRLRESALSLSLKCLSFDFVGTSVDESSEEFGTVQIPSSWRPVLEDPSTLQIFFDYYAITTAPLSKEALECLVRLASVRRSLFTNDGTRSKFLAHLMTGTKEILQTGQGLADHDNYHEYCRLLGRFRVNYQLSELVNVEGYGDWIQLVAEFTLKSLQSWQWASSSVYYLLGLWSRLVTSVPYLKGDAPSMLDGFVPKITEGFITSRFNSVQAGFPDDLSDNPLDNVELLQDQLDCFPHLCRFQYESTGLYITKIMEPLLQSYTERVRVQTTEGNELAVIEAKLAWIVHIIAAILKIKQSTGCSVESQEVLDAELSARVLQLINVTDSGLHSQRYGELSKQRLDRAILTFFQHFRKSYVGDQAVHSSKQLYARLSELLGLHDHLVLLNVIVGKIATNLKCYTESEEVIDHTLNLFLELASGYMTGKLLLKLDTIKFIVANHTREHFPFLEEYRCSRSRTTFYYTIGWLIFMEDSPVKFKSSMEPLLQVFIRLETTPDAMFRTDAVKFALIGQMRDLRGIAMATNSRRTYGLLFDWLYPSHLPLLLKGLSHWADTPEVTTPLLKFMAEFVLNKAQRLTFDSSSPNGILLFREVSKMIVAYGTRILSLPNVADIYAYKYKGIWICLTILSRALSGNYVNFGVFELYGDRALADALDIALKMTLSVPLADILAYRKLTKAYFAFLEVLFSSHIVFILNLDTNTFMHLVGSLESGLKGLDTSISSQCASAVENLAAYYFNNVTMGEAPTSPAAAKLARHIADCPNLFPEILKTLFEIVLFEDCGNQWSLSRPMLSLILISEQLFSDLKAQILVSQPLDQHQRLYICFDKLMADVTRSLDSKNRDRFTQNLTVFRNEFRIK; this comes from the exons ATGGAGAGTTTAGCGCAACTGGAAGCTTTATGTGAAAGATTATACAATTCACAGGATTCTGTGGAGAGAGCGCATGCGGAGAATACATTGAAATGTTTTTCAGTGAATACAGATTATATTTCACAGTGTCAATACATACTTGATAATGCATTGACTCCTTATGCTTTAATGCTTGCTAGTTCTAGTCTTTTAAAGCAAGTTACTGAGCATAGTTTGTCGTTACAGCTTCGTCTCGATATTCGTAACTATCTCGTTAATTATCTTGCTACTAGAGGACCTGAATTGCAGTCTTTTGTTATTGCTTCTCTGATTCAACTTTTGTGCCGTGTTACGAAGTTTGGCTGGTTTGATGATGATAGATTTAGAGATGTGGTTAAGGAGTCTACTAATTTCTTGAGTcag GCAACATCGGATCATTATGCCATTGGTTTGAAGATTTTGAATCAGCTCGTCTCTGAGATGAATCAg CCTAACCCTGGGTTGCCTTCAACGCATCATCGGAGGGTGGCATGCAACTTCCGGGATCAGTCACtttttcaaatattccaaatatcttTAACTTCATTGCTTCAATTGAAAAATGATG TTGCAAGCCGACTGCGAGAATCAGCACTCTCTCTTTCGCTCAAATGTttatcatttgattttgttggGACATCAGTTGATGAAAGCTCAGAAGAGTTTGGTACTGTTCAG ATTCCATCATCTTGGAGGCCAGTTTTAGAGGATCCATCAACACTACagatattttttgattattatgCAATCACAACAGCTCCTCTTTCTAAAGAG GCATTGGAGTGTTTGGTTCGGCTTGCATCCGTGAGACGTTCTTTGTTTACAAATGATGGTACCCGTTCTAAGTTTTTGGCGCATTTAATGACTGGAACAAAAGAAATTCTACAAACTGGACAAG GTCTTGCTGATCATGATAATTACCATGAATATTGTCGTCTCCTTGGACGTTTCAGAGTAAATTAtcag CTGTCAGAGCTTGTGAATGTGGAAGGCTATGGTGATTGGATACAACTAGTGGCAGAGTTCACTTTAAAGTCTCTACAGTCTTGGCAG TGGGCCAGTAGCAGTGTATACTACCTTTTAGGGCTGTGGTCTAGATTAGTGACATCTGTACCATATCTGAAGGGTGATGCACCAAGTATGCTTGATGGATTTGTTCCCAAAATTACTGAAGGTTTTATCACGTCAAGATTTAACTCGGTGCAG GCAGGTTTTCCAGATGACCTATCGGACAATCCCTTAGACAATGTTGAGCTTCTTCAGGATCAGCTGGACTGCTTTCCTCATCTCTGTAGATTCCAG TACGAAAGCACTGGTTTATATATAACAAAGATCATGGAGCCTCTTCTGCAATCTTACACG GAAAGAGTTAGAGTTCAAACAACCGAAGGCAATGAATTGGCTGTTATTGAGGCAAAGCTTGCTTGGATTGTTCATATCATTGCCGCTATTCTTAAAATCAAACAATCTACTGGCTGTAG TGTGGAGTCCCAAGAAGTGCTTGATGCAGAACTTTCAGCTCGTGTTTTGCAATTAATTAATGTCACAGATAGTGGGCTTCATAGCCAG AGATACGGCGAACTGAGTAAGCAAAGACTTGATCGGGCTATTCTTACCTTCTTTCAGCATTTCCGAAAATCTTATGTTGGTGATCAGGCTGTGCACTCATCCAAG CAGTTATATGCTCGATTGTCTGAACTTCTTGGACTACACGATCATCTGGTGTTGCTGAATGTGATTGTCGGGAAGATTGCTACTAATCTAAAGTGCTACACAGAG AGTGAGGAGGTCATTGATCACACTTTAAATTTGTTCTTGGAGTTGGCATCTGG ctATATGACTGGAAAGCTGCTATTGAAGTTAGACACTATTAAATTTATAGTTGCTAACCATACT AGGGAGcacttcccctttttagaagaaTACAGATGCTCTCGCAGCAGAACAACATTTTATTACACTATTGGCTGGTTAATATTCATGGAGGACAGCCCCGTGAAATTCAAGTCTTCTATGGAACCACTCTTACAG GTTTTCATTCGTTTGGAAACAACACCTGATGCAATGTTTCGAACTGATGCGGTTAAGTTCGCTTTAATTGGGCAAATGAGGGATCTTAGAGGCATCGCTATGGCTACAAACAG TCGAAGAACTTATGGGCTTTTATTTGATTGGCTATATCCTTCTCACTTGCCACTTCTCTTGAAAGGGCTTTCCCATTGGGCAGATACACCCGAG GTTACTACACCATTGTTAAAATTCATGGCTGAATTTGTGCTAAATAAAGCCCAACGTTTAACTTTCGATTCATCTTCCCCAAATGGAATTCTTCTTTTCCGGGAGGTCAGCAAAATGATTGTAGCCTACGGCACCAGGATTTTATCTCTTCCAAATGTTGCTGACATATATGCCTATAAATACAAGGGAATAtggatttgtttaacgattctctCTAGAG CTCTTTCGGGAAATTATGTCAATTTTGGTGTGTTTGAACTATATGGCGATAGAGCTCTTGCTGATGCACTTGATATTGCTCTAAAGATGACTCTGTCAGTTCCTCTGGCTGACATATTGGCATATCGGAAG CTGACAAAGGCTTACTTTGCATTTCTGGAGGTCCTATTCAGCAGCCATATTGTTTTCATTCTGAATCTAGACACCAACACCTTTATGCATTTAGTTGGATCCTTAGAATCTGGTCTCAAAGGTCTGGATACGAGTATCTCATCACAG TGTGCGTCTGCTGTTGAAAATTTGGCTGCATACTATTTCAACAACGTCACGATGGGGGAGGCACCCACTTCACCTGCTGCGGCTAAGCTTGCTCGACATATTGCAGACTGCCCCAATCTATTCCCAGAA ATATTGAAGACCCTGTTTGAGATTGTTTTATTTGAGGATTGTGGCAATCAGTGGAGTCTCAGTAGACCTATGTTGAGCTTAATTCTTATTAGTGAGCAG TTATTCTCTGATTTGAAGGCTCAAATTCTGGTTTCGCAG CCGTTGGATCAGCATCAGCGACTTTACATTTGTTTTGATAAGCTGATGGCAGATGTTACGAGAAGCTTGGATTCAAAGAACAGGGACAGGTTTACTCAGAATTTGACTGTTTTCAGAAACGAATTTCGCATCAAATAG
- the LOC126680977 gene encoding uncharacterized protein LOC126680977 isoform X3 codes for MESLAQLEALCERLYNSQDSVERAHAENTLKCFSVNTDYISQCQYILDNALTPYALMLASSSLLKQVTEHSLSLQLRLDIRNYLVNYLATRGPELQSFVIASLIQLLCRVTKFGWFDDDRFRDVVKESTNFLSQQATSDHYAIGLKILNQLVSEMNQPNPGLPSTHHRRVACNFRDQSLFQIFQISLTSLLQLKNDVASRLRESALSLSLKCLSFDFVGTSVDESSEEFGTVQIPSSWRPVLEDPSTLQIFFDYYAITTAPLSKEALECLVRLASVRRSLFTNDGTRSKFLAHLMTGTKEILQTGQGLADHDNYHEYCRLLGRFRVNYQLSELVNVEGYGDWIQLVAEFTLKSLQSWQWASSSVYYLLGLWSRLVTSVPYLKGDAPSMLDGFVPKITEGFITSRFNSVQAGFPDDLSDNPLDNVELLQDQLDCFPHLCRFQYESTGLYITKIMEPLLQSYTERVRVQTTEGNELAVIEAKLAWIVHIIAAILKIKQSTGCSVESQEVLDAELSARVLQLINVTDSGLHSQRYGELSKQRLDRAILTFFQHFRKSYVGDQAVHSSKLYARLSELLGLHDHLVLLNVIVGKIATNLKCYTESEEVIDHTLNLFLELASGYMTGKLLLKLDTIKFIVANHTREHFPFLEEYRCSRSRTTFYYTIGWLIFMEDSPVKFKSSMEPLLQVFIRLETTPDAMFRTDAVKFALIGQMRDLRGIAMATNSRRTYGLLFDWLYPSHLPLLLKGLSHWADTPEVTTPLLKFMAEFVLNKAQRLTFDSSSPNGILLFREVSKMIVAYGTRILSLPNVADIYAYKYKGIWICLTILSRALSGNYVNFGVFELYGDRALADALDIALKMTLSVPLADILAYRKLTKAYFAFLEVLFSSHIVFILNLDTNTFMHLVGSLESGLKGLDTSISSQCASAVENLAAYYFNNVTMGEAPTSPAAAKLARHIADCPNLFPEILKTLFEIVLFEDCGNQWSLSRPMLSLILISEQLFSDLKAQILVSQPLDQHQRLYICFDKLMADVTRSLDSKNRDRFTQNLTVFRNEFRIK; via the exons ATGGAGAGTTTAGCGCAACTGGAAGCTTTATGTGAAAGATTATACAATTCACAGGATTCTGTGGAGAGAGCGCATGCGGAGAATACATTGAAATGTTTTTCAGTGAATACAGATTATATTTCACAGTGTCAATACATACTTGATAATGCATTGACTCCTTATGCTTTAATGCTTGCTAGTTCTAGTCTTTTAAAGCAAGTTACTGAGCATAGTTTGTCGTTACAGCTTCGTCTCGATATTCGTAACTATCTCGTTAATTATCTTGCTACTAGAGGACCTGAATTGCAGTCTTTTGTTATTGCTTCTCTGATTCAACTTTTGTGCCGTGTTACGAAGTTTGGCTGGTTTGATGATGATAGATTTAGAGATGTGGTTAAGGAGTCTACTAATTTCTTGAGTcag CAGGCAACATCGGATCATTATGCCATTGGTTTGAAGATTTTGAATCAGCTCGTCTCTGAGATGAATCAg CCTAACCCTGGGTTGCCTTCAACGCATCATCGGAGGGTGGCATGCAACTTCCGGGATCAGTCACtttttcaaatattccaaatatcttTAACTTCATTGCTTCAATTGAAAAATGATG TTGCAAGCCGACTGCGAGAATCAGCACTCTCTCTTTCGCTCAAATGTttatcatttgattttgttggGACATCAGTTGATGAAAGCTCAGAAGAGTTTGGTACTGTTCAG ATTCCATCATCTTGGAGGCCAGTTTTAGAGGATCCATCAACACTACagatattttttgattattatgCAATCACAACAGCTCCTCTTTCTAAAGAG GCATTGGAGTGTTTGGTTCGGCTTGCATCCGTGAGACGTTCTTTGTTTACAAATGATGGTACCCGTTCTAAGTTTTTGGCGCATTTAATGACTGGAACAAAAGAAATTCTACAAACTGGACAAG GTCTTGCTGATCATGATAATTACCATGAATATTGTCGTCTCCTTGGACGTTTCAGAGTAAATTAtcag CTGTCAGAGCTTGTGAATGTGGAAGGCTATGGTGATTGGATACAACTAGTGGCAGAGTTCACTTTAAAGTCTCTACAGTCTTGGCAG TGGGCCAGTAGCAGTGTATACTACCTTTTAGGGCTGTGGTCTAGATTAGTGACATCTGTACCATATCTGAAGGGTGATGCACCAAGTATGCTTGATGGATTTGTTCCCAAAATTACTGAAGGTTTTATCACGTCAAGATTTAACTCGGTGCAG GCAGGTTTTCCAGATGACCTATCGGACAATCCCTTAGACAATGTTGAGCTTCTTCAGGATCAGCTGGACTGCTTTCCTCATCTCTGTAGATTCCAG TACGAAAGCACTGGTTTATATATAACAAAGATCATGGAGCCTCTTCTGCAATCTTACACG GAAAGAGTTAGAGTTCAAACAACCGAAGGCAATGAATTGGCTGTTATTGAGGCAAAGCTTGCTTGGATTGTTCATATCATTGCCGCTATTCTTAAAATCAAACAATCTACTGGCTGTAG TGTGGAGTCCCAAGAAGTGCTTGATGCAGAACTTTCAGCTCGTGTTTTGCAATTAATTAATGTCACAGATAGTGGGCTTCATAGCCAG AGATACGGCGAACTGAGTAAGCAAAGACTTGATCGGGCTATTCTTACCTTCTTTCAGCATTTCCGAAAATCTTATGTTGGTGATCAGGCTGTGCACTCATCCAAG TTATATGCTCGATTGTCTGAACTTCTTGGACTACACGATCATCTGGTGTTGCTGAATGTGATTGTCGGGAAGATTGCTACTAATCTAAAGTGCTACACAGAG AGTGAGGAGGTCATTGATCACACTTTAAATTTGTTCTTGGAGTTGGCATCTGG ctATATGACTGGAAAGCTGCTATTGAAGTTAGACACTATTAAATTTATAGTTGCTAACCATACT AGGGAGcacttcccctttttagaagaaTACAGATGCTCTCGCAGCAGAACAACATTTTATTACACTATTGGCTGGTTAATATTCATGGAGGACAGCCCCGTGAAATTCAAGTCTTCTATGGAACCACTCTTACAG GTTTTCATTCGTTTGGAAACAACACCTGATGCAATGTTTCGAACTGATGCGGTTAAGTTCGCTTTAATTGGGCAAATGAGGGATCTTAGAGGCATCGCTATGGCTACAAACAG TCGAAGAACTTATGGGCTTTTATTTGATTGGCTATATCCTTCTCACTTGCCACTTCTCTTGAAAGGGCTTTCCCATTGGGCAGATACACCCGAG GTTACTACACCATTGTTAAAATTCATGGCTGAATTTGTGCTAAATAAAGCCCAACGTTTAACTTTCGATTCATCTTCCCCAAATGGAATTCTTCTTTTCCGGGAGGTCAGCAAAATGATTGTAGCCTACGGCACCAGGATTTTATCTCTTCCAAATGTTGCTGACATATATGCCTATAAATACAAGGGAATAtggatttgtttaacgattctctCTAGAG CTCTTTCGGGAAATTATGTCAATTTTGGTGTGTTTGAACTATATGGCGATAGAGCTCTTGCTGATGCACTTGATATTGCTCTAAAGATGACTCTGTCAGTTCCTCTGGCTGACATATTGGCATATCGGAAG CTGACAAAGGCTTACTTTGCATTTCTGGAGGTCCTATTCAGCAGCCATATTGTTTTCATTCTGAATCTAGACACCAACACCTTTATGCATTTAGTTGGATCCTTAGAATCTGGTCTCAAAGGTCTGGATACGAGTATCTCATCACAG TGTGCGTCTGCTGTTGAAAATTTGGCTGCATACTATTTCAACAACGTCACGATGGGGGAGGCACCCACTTCACCTGCTGCGGCTAAGCTTGCTCGACATATTGCAGACTGCCCCAATCTATTCCCAGAA ATATTGAAGACCCTGTTTGAGATTGTTTTATTTGAGGATTGTGGCAATCAGTGGAGTCTCAGTAGACCTATGTTGAGCTTAATTCTTATTAGTGAGCAG TTATTCTCTGATTTGAAGGCTCAAATTCTGGTTTCGCAG CCGTTGGATCAGCATCAGCGACTTTACATTTGTTTTGATAAGCTGATGGCAGATGTTACGAGAAGCTTGGATTCAAAGAACAGGGACAGGTTTACTCAGAATTTGACTGTTTTCAGAAACGAATTTCGCATCAAATAG